In Ancalomicrobiaceae bacterium S20, the following proteins share a genomic window:
- the thiD gene encoding bifunctional hydroxymethylpyrimidine kinase/phosphomethylpyrimidine kinase — protein MTAIAVTIAGSDSGGGAGIQADLKTFSALGVYGASVITALTAQNTLGVNAIHDVPPDFVTAQIDAVFSDLKVDAVKIGMLGRSAVIEAVAAGLDRWGGMPVVLDPVMVAASGDPLLVPEAVESIIAHLIPRAGLVTPNLHEAARLTGTPMAASRAEMVAQGRAILGMGARAVLIKGGHSWETEAADVLVDAAGERWFSAPRHPTENTHGTGCTLSSAIASGLAKGLDLDAAVRVGKAYLTAAIRAADALHIGAGHGPVDHFHAFRGSAAYRAPEVTA, from the coding sequence ATGACCGCCATTGCCGTCACCATCGCGGGTTCGGATTCCGGCGGCGGCGCCGGAATTCAGGCCGATCTGAAGACTTTTTCCGCGCTCGGCGTCTATGGCGCGAGCGTGATCACGGCCTTGACCGCGCAGAACACGCTCGGCGTCAACGCGATCCACGACGTGCCGCCGGACTTCGTGACCGCGCAGATCGACGCCGTGTTCTCCGACCTCAAGGTCGATGCGGTGAAGATCGGCATGCTCGGCCGCAGCGCGGTGATCGAGGCGGTCGCGGCCGGGCTCGATCGCTGGGGCGGCATGCCGGTGGTGCTCGATCCGGTGATGGTCGCGGCGAGCGGCGATCCGCTGCTTGTGCCGGAAGCGGTCGAGAGCATCATCGCGCATCTGATCCCGCGCGCGGGCCTCGTCACGCCGAACCTGCACGAGGCGGCGCGGCTGACCGGCACACCCATGGCGGCGTCGCGGGCCGAGATGGTCGCGCAGGGCCGCGCGATCCTCGGGATGGGCGCCCGGGCCGTTCTCATCAAGGGCGGCCACAGTTGGGAGACCGAGGCCGCCGACGTGCTGGTCGATGCGGCGGGCGAACGCTGGTTCTCGGCGCCGCGGCATCCGACCGAAAACACCCATGGCACCGGCTGCACGCTGTCGTCGGCGATCGCCTCCGGTCTTGCCAAGGGGCTCGACCTCGACGCCGCCGTGCGGGTGGGCAAGGCCTATCTGACCGCGGCGATCCGCGCGGCGGATGCGCTGCACATCGGCGCCGGGCATGGCCCTGTCGACCATTTCCACGCCTTCCGCGGCTCGGCCGCCTATCGCGCGCCCGAGGTGACCGCATGA
- the pgi gene encoding glucose-6-phosphate isomerase yields MTDPVEAAFAELATHAEAVEPLHMRDLFAVDANRFERLSARLDDLLVDYSKNRIVPATMDLLVALARAAGVEAWRERMFSGEAINGTEARAVLHVALRNTAKRAFTVGGQDVTLDVHAVLARCRAFADGVRSGQVKGATDKPFTDVINIGIGGSDLGPAMVNIALAPYNDGPRIHYVSNVDGAHIHDTLARLDPATTLVIVASKTFTTLETMTNAASARAWIAEALGEDAVPRHFAAISTAIPKVKAFGIEEHRAFGFWDWVGGRYSVWSAIGLPVMIGIGPDRFEEFLAGGQAMDDHFRTAPLEQNLPVILALIGVWYRNLLGFPTQAILPYDQRLARFPAHLQQLDMESNGKRVRKDGRLVARPTGPVVWGEPGTNGQHAFYQLIHQGTDIVPVDFLVAAEPHETLGDHHAKLVANAFAQAEALMRGKTADEVRAELEAAGMAPDAIDALAPHKVFPGNRPSTTILYRKLDPFTLGRLLAMYEHKVFVEGVIWDINSFDQWGVELGKQLASELLPIVKGEAEPDARDGSTAGLVRHFRALKG; encoded by the coding sequence ATGACCGATCCCGTGGAAGCCGCCTTCGCCGAGCTCGCGACCCACGCCGAGGCCGTCGAGCCGCTGCACATGCGCGACCTGTTCGCGGTCGATGCGAACAGGTTCGAGCGCCTGTCGGCGCGCCTCGACGATCTGCTCGTCGACTATTCGAAGAACCGCATCGTGCCGGCGACCATGGACCTGCTCGTCGCGCTCGCCCGCGCCGCCGGCGTCGAGGCCTGGCGCGAGCGCATGTTCTCGGGCGAGGCGATCAACGGCACCGAGGCGCGCGCCGTGCTGCACGTCGCGCTCCGCAACACCGCCAAGCGCGCCTTCACCGTCGGCGGGCAGGACGTCACGCTCGACGTCCACGCCGTGCTCGCCCGCTGCCGCGCCTTTGCCGACGGTGTCCGCTCCGGCCAGGTCAAGGGCGCGACCGACAAACCGTTCACCGACGTGATCAACATCGGCATCGGCGGCTCCGACCTCGGCCCGGCGATGGTCAACATCGCGCTCGCCCCCTACAACGACGGCCCACGCATCCACTACGTCTCGAACGTCGACGGCGCCCACATCCACGACACGCTCGCCCGGCTCGACCCGGCGACGACGCTGGTGATCGTCGCGTCCAAGACGTTCACAACGCTCGAGACCATGACCAATGCCGCGAGCGCGCGCGCCTGGATCGCCGAGGCGCTCGGCGAGGACGCGGTGCCGCGCCACTTCGCGGCGATCTCGACCGCGATCCCGAAAGTGAAGGCCTTCGGCATCGAGGAGCACCGCGCCTTCGGCTTCTGGGACTGGGTCGGCGGCCGCTATTCAGTCTGGTCGGCGATCGGCCTGCCGGTGATGATCGGCATCGGCCCGGACCGGTTCGAGGAATTCCTCGCCGGCGGCCAGGCGATGGACGACCATTTCCGCACCGCGCCGCTGGAACAGAACCTGCCGGTGATCCTGGCGCTGATCGGCGTCTGGTATCGCAACCTGCTCGGCTTCCCGACCCAGGCGATCCTGCCCTACGACCAGCGCCTCGCCCGCTTCCCCGCGCATCTCCAGCAGCTCGACATGGAGAGCAACGGCAAGCGCGTGCGCAAGGACGGCCGGCTCGTCGCCAGGCCGACCGGCCCGGTCGTCTGGGGCGAGCCCGGCACCAACGGCCAGCATGCCTTCTACCAGCTGATCCACCAGGGCACCGACATCGTGCCGGTCGACTTCCTGGTCGCCGCCGAGCCGCACGAGACGCTCGGCGATCACCACGCCAAGCTCGTCGCCAATGCCTTCGCCCAGGCCGAGGCGCTGATGCGCGGCAAGACCGCCGACGAGGTGCGCGCCGAACTCGAGGCGGCGGGCATGGCGCCGGACGCGATCGACGCACTCGCGCCGCACAAGGTGTTCCCCGGCAACCGCCCCTCGACGACGATCCTCTATCGCAAGCTCGATCCGTTCACGCTCGGCCGCCTGCTTGCCATGTACGAGCACAAGGTGTTCGTCGAAGGCGTGATCTGGGACATCAACTCCTTCGACCAGTGGGGCGTCGAGCTCGGCAAGCAGCTCGCCTCCGAGCTCCTGCCGATCGTCAAGGGCGAGGCCGAACCCGATGCGCGCGACGGCTCGACGGCGGGTCTGGTCAGGCACTTCCGCGCGCTGAAAGGGTGA
- a CDS encoding DMT family transporter, which translates to MKPLLGASLKLVSTFCFAIMLVSIKTIGDRVPAGEVVFFRSAIALVPVLLHLMMQGDFPRGLKTDRPFGHIIRSAVGVTSMVLWFAAVQRLPLADGMAITYAAPLMTVAFAAILLGETVRIHRWAAVAVGFVGVLVILWPHLGDLDRFRESQQALGALFALCSSVFTAFAMIQVRSLTVTERTGAIVVYFCIGCVLFSFLSLPFGWVVPSARDFWLLVLTGVSGGIGQLLLTQSYRLADASTIAPLEYTSIVWGGILGFWIFGELPTGAAVIGSAIVVASGVYIVYRERVLQLRTRPAAEAATATVGGAAE; encoded by the coding sequence ATGAAACCTCTCCTCGGAGCGAGCCTGAAACTCGTCTCGACTTTCTGCTTCGCGATCATGCTCGTGTCGATCAAGACGATCGGCGATCGGGTACCGGCCGGCGAGGTCGTGTTCTTCCGTTCGGCGATCGCGCTCGTGCCGGTGCTGCTGCATCTGATGATGCAGGGCGATTTTCCGCGCGGGCTGAAGACCGACCGGCCTTTCGGCCACATCATCCGCTCCGCCGTCGGCGTGACATCGATGGTCTTGTGGTTCGCCGCGGTTCAGCGCCTGCCGCTCGCCGACGGCATGGCGATCACCTATGCCGCACCGCTGATGACGGTCGCCTTCGCGGCGATCCTGCTCGGCGAGACCGTGCGGATCCACCGCTGGGCGGCGGTCGCGGTCGGCTTCGTCGGCGTGCTGGTGATCCTGTGGCCGCATCTCGGCGACCTCGACCGGTTCCGCGAGAGCCAACAGGCGCTCGGCGCGCTGTTCGCGCTCTGCTCGTCCGTGTTCACCGCCTTCGCGATGATCCAGGTCCGCAGCCTGACCGTGACCGAACGCACCGGCGCGATCGTGGTCTATTTCTGCATCGGCTGCGTGCTGTTCTCGTTCCTGTCGCTGCCGTTCGGTTGGGTCGTGCCGAGCGCGCGCGACTTCTGGCTCCTGGTCCTGACCGGCGTTTCCGGCGGCATCGGCCAGTTGCTGCTGACCCAGAGCTATCGCCTCGCCGACGCCTCGACCATCGCGCCGCTCGAATACACCTCGATCGTCTGGGGCGGCATTCTCGGCTTCTGGATCTTCGGCGAGCTGCCGACCGGCGCGGCCGTCATCGGCTCGGCCATCGTGGTCGCCTCGGGCGTCTACATCGTCTATCGCGAAAGGGTGCTGCAACTGCGCACGCGACCGGCCGCCGAGGCCGCCACTGCGACAGTGGGCGGAGCCGCGGAGTAG
- a CDS encoding AraC family transcriptional regulator: MSIQLDVRTYDRGDSHRHDYAQIVVPLTGAMHFELDDRAITVAGHQLAVIPTAHRHDFAPSRDCCALILDIEDGSFAADGMPAVLADGRPRLAPVDPWIWRLFDLIGTEVRADSRRAADAAAIVLSGVKLVPVAEPVRPLAGAEQRVLAVAAGLADLDETPDVTALARRAGLGQSHFHALFRTLIGQSPQQYRLRKRLDRAAERLTTSADPVSLVAYELGYQDVSSFNRAFRRAFGLSPSAFRALPARTPDD, translated from the coding sequence ATGTCGATCCAGCTCGACGTCCGGACCTATGATCGCGGTGACAGCCATCGGCACGATTACGCGCAGATCGTGGTGCCGCTGACCGGCGCGATGCACTTCGAACTCGACGACCGTGCCATCACCGTCGCCGGCCACCAGCTTGCGGTGATCCCCACGGCCCATCGTCACGACTTCGCGCCCAGCCGCGACTGCTGCGCCCTGATCCTCGACATCGAGGACGGCAGCTTCGCCGCGGACGGCATGCCCGCCGTACTCGCCGACGGCCGCCCTCGCCTCGCGCCGGTCGATCCGTGGATCTGGCGCCTGTTCGATCTGATCGGCACGGAGGTGCGGGCCGACAGCCGTCGCGCCGCCGACGCCGCCGCCATCGTGCTGAGCGGCGTCAAGCTCGTGCCGGTCGCCGAGCCGGTCCGGCCGCTCGCCGGCGCCGAACAGCGCGTGCTCGCGGTCGCCGCCGGCCTCGCCGATCTCGACGAAACGCCGGACGTCACCGCACTCGCCCGCCGCGCCGGGCTCGGCCAGAGCCATTTTCATGCGTTGTTCCGGACCCTGATCGGCCAGTCGCCGCAGCAGTACCGGCTGCGCAAGCGGCTCGACCGCGCGGCCGAACGCCTGACGACCAGCGCCGATCCGGTCTCGCTCGTCGCCTACGAGCTCGGCTATCAGGACGTCTCGTCGTTCAACCGTGCCTTCCGCCGCGCCTTCGGCCTCAGTCCTTCGGCGTTCCGCGCGCTACCGGCCCGGACGCCAGACGACTGA
- a CDS encoding xanthine dehydrogenase family protein molybdopterin-binding subunit: protein MTEMTPPVKFGLGASVKRIEDKTLITGRGLYVPDINPPGTLHAVVLRSTMAHARFTLSGVEDARAAEGVHLVLTAEDIDNLGNLPCKALLKQVDGSLPQVPPRPVLNLSTVRHVGDPIAFIVAETVEQAKSAAETIEVDYVPLDLVVGAVEALRDEALVWPEHGTNLAFEFALGDQEKTDAAFAKAAKVVRLEVVNQRLVTNYMETRGAIGEYDAATERFTLTAGTQGGHGMRDIIAKNILDIDPKRLRVVTPEVGGGFGTKSFVFHEYPLVLEAARRLGRPVKWVGERTEHFISDAQGRDNITVAELALDDEAHILGYRVDLIADMGAYLNQYAPFIPWVGVTMSTGLYAIDALAVRVRGVYTNTVPVDAYRGAGRPEAAYLIERLMDVAAHDLGLTPAEFRRRNFVASLPYTTATGRFYDTGDFAGHMDAGLAAADAAGFEARLAASKANGKLRGLGFASYIEACAFPGSEEANVVLETDGTLTLYIGTQTNGQGHATSYGQVIAGHLGVDVEKVKTVQGDTDRVAKGGGTGGSRSIPLGLASVDIASKVLVEKVKQIAADKLEASPADLELVEGNVRVVGTDKQISLAEIAKAAPDENARKGYGDFKQDECTYPNGTHVCEVEIDPDTGKVDVVGYTIMDDFGVTVNPILLAGQVHGGIAQGIGQALIENTVYDETGQLLTASFMDYGVPRADDLPSFAFNTRNIPSTTNLLGIKGAGEAGTIGATPAVANAVNDALWRAAGIRHVDMPLTPLRVWEALQETASS from the coding sequence ATGACCGAGATGACGCCCCCGGTGAAGTTCGGCCTCGGCGCCTCCGTGAAGCGTATCGAGGACAAGACGCTGATCACCGGCCGCGGCCTCTACGTGCCCGACATCAACCCGCCGGGCACGCTCCATGCGGTCGTGCTGCGCTCGACCATGGCGCATGCGCGCTTCACGCTCTCCGGCGTCGAGGACGCGCGCGCCGCCGAGGGCGTGCATCTGGTGCTGACCGCCGAGGACATCGACAATCTCGGCAACCTGCCCTGCAAGGCGCTGCTGAAGCAGGTCGACGGCAGCCTGCCGCAGGTTCCGCCGCGTCCGGTCCTGAACCTGAGCACGGTCCGCCATGTCGGCGACCCGATCGCCTTCATCGTCGCCGAGACGGTCGAGCAGGCGAAGTCCGCCGCCGAGACGATCGAGGTCGACTACGTGCCGCTCGATCTCGTCGTCGGCGCGGTCGAGGCGCTCAGGGACGAGGCGCTGGTCTGGCCGGAGCACGGCACCAATCTCGCCTTCGAATTCGCGCTCGGCGACCAGGAGAAGACCGACGCGGCCTTCGCCAAGGCCGCCAAGGTCGTGCGCCTGGAGGTCGTCAACCAGCGCCTGGTCACCAACTACATGGAGACCCGCGGCGCGATCGGCGAGTACGACGCCGCGACCGAGCGCTTCACCCTGACCGCCGGCACCCAGGGCGGCCACGGCATGCGCGACATCATCGCCAAGAACATCCTCGACATCGACCCGAAGCGCCTGCGTGTCGTGACGCCCGAGGTCGGCGGCGGCTTCGGCACGAAGTCTTTCGTGTTCCACGAGTACCCGCTCGTGCTTGAGGCCGCGCGCCGGCTCGGCCGGCCGGTCAAGTGGGTCGGCGAGCGCACCGAACACTTCATCTCGGATGCGCAGGGCCGCGACAACATCACGGTCGCCGAACTGGCGCTCGACGACGAGGCGCACATCCTCGGCTACCGCGTCGACCTGATCGCCGACATGGGCGCTTACCTGAACCAGTATGCGCCGTTCATCCCCTGGGTCGGCGTCACCATGTCGACCGGCCTCTACGCGATCGACGCGCTGGCGGTCCGCGTGCGCGGCGTCTACACCAACACCGTGCCGGTCGATGCCTATCGCGGCGCCGGCCGCCCGGAAGCGGCCTATCTGATCGAGCGGCTGATGGACGTCGCCGCCCATGATCTCGGCCTGACCCCGGCCGAATTCCGCCGCCGTAACTTCGTGGCGTCCCTGCCCTACACCACCGCGACCGGCCGCTTCTACGACACCGGCGACTTCGCCGGCCACATGGACGCCGGTCTCGCCGCCGCCGACGCGGCCGGCTTCGAGGCCCGGCTCGCGGCCTCGAAGGCGAACGGCAAGCTGCGCGGCCTCGGCTTCGCCTCCTACATCGAGGCTTGCGCCTTCCCGGGCTCGGAGGAAGCCAATGTCGTGCTGGAGACCGACGGCACGCTGACCCTCTACATCGGCACCCAGACCAACGGTCAGGGTCATGCGACCTCCTACGGCCAGGTCATCGCCGGCCACCTCGGCGTCGACGTCGAGAAGGTGAAGACCGTTCAGGGCGACACCGACCGGGTCGCCAAGGGCGGCGGCACCGGCGGCTCGCGCTCGATCCCGCTCGGCCTCGCCTCGGTCGACATCGCCTCGAAGGTGCTGGTCGAGAAGGTCAAACAGATCGCCGCCGACAAGCTGGAAGCCTCTCCCGCCGACCTCGAACTGGTCGAGGGCAACGTCCGCGTCGTCGGCACCGACAAGCAGATCTCGCTCGCCGAGATCGCCAAGGCCGCGCCGGACGAGAACGCCCGCAAGGGCTACGGCGACTTCAAGCAGGACGAGTGCACCTATCCGAACGGCACCCATGTCTGCGAGGTCGAGATCGATCCGGACACCGGCAAGGTCGACGTCGTCGGCTACACGATCATGGACGACTTCGGCGTGACCGTGAACCCGATCCTGCTCGCCGGCCAGGTCCATGGCGGCATCGCCCAGGGCATCGGTCAGGCGCTGATCGAGAACACCGTCTACGACGAGACCGGCCAGCTCCTGACCGCGTCTTTCATGGACTACGGCGTGCCGCGCGCCGACGACCTGCCGTCCTTCGCCTTCAACACGCGCAACATTCCCTCGACCACCAACCTGCTCGGTATCAAGGGCGCGGGCGAAGCCGGCACAATCGGCGCGACCCCGGCGGTCGCCAATGCCGTCAACGACGCGCTGTGGCGTGCCGCGGGCATCCGCCATGTGGACATGCCGCTGACGCCGCTGCGCGTGTGGGAAGCACTGCAGGAGACCGCCTCCAGCTAA
- a CDS encoding aminotransferase class IV, translating into MKTDHVESSAPENTFAAGAAYVKGRFVPIGEAAIPMTDWGYRRSDVTYDVVGVWNGAFFRLDDHLARFEASMRALRMQPTETMAEIRAILTRCVQLLGRREAYVAMDCLRGVPRPGMPARMPGSCANHFAAFAVPWVWVVPEEVQRRGAHLIIAETPRIPDVCVDPTVKNFHWGDLTSALFEVEDKGADNALLLDMSGNLTEGPGFNAFVIKDGKVLSPDRGALEGITRKTVFELCEKLGLPFEIRPIPKAEVLDADEIFLSTTAGGIMPASRIDGRIMGNDRPGPISAELRETFWRLRAEGWHATPVEGLA; encoded by the coding sequence ATGAAGACCGACCACGTCGAGAGCTCAGCGCCCGAAAATACCTTCGCCGCCGGCGCGGCCTACGTGAAGGGCCGCTTCGTGCCGATCGGCGAGGCCGCGATCCCCATGACCGACTGGGGCTATCGCCGCTCGGACGTCACCTACGACGTGGTCGGTGTCTGGAACGGCGCCTTCTTCCGGCTCGACGATCATCTGGCGCGCTTCGAGGCATCGATGCGCGCGCTGCGCATGCAGCCGACCGAGACCATGGCCGAGATCCGCGCGATCCTGACCCGTTGCGTGCAGTTGCTCGGCCGCCGCGAGGCCTATGTCGCGATGGACTGCCTGCGCGGCGTGCCGCGTCCCGGCATGCCCGCGCGCATGCCGGGCTCCTGCGCCAACCACTTCGCCGCCTTCGCCGTGCCCTGGGTCTGGGTCGTGCCGGAGGAGGTGCAGCGCCGCGGCGCGCATCTGATCATCGCCGAGACGCCGCGCATTCCGGACGTCTGCGTCGATCCGACAGTGAAGAACTTCCACTGGGGCGACCTGACCAGCGCCCTGTTCGAGGTCGAGGACAAGGGCGCCGACAACGCGCTGCTGCTCGACATGTCCGGCAACCTGACCGAGGGGCCGGGCTTCAACGCCTTCGTGATCAAGGACGGCAAGGTGCTGTCGCCCGACCGGGGCGCGCTCGAAGGCATCACGCGCAAGACCGTGTTCGAACTCTGCGAAAAGCTCGGGCTCCCCTTCGAGATCCGTCCGATCCCGAAGGCCGAGGTGCTCGACGCCGACGAGATCTTCCTGTCGACCACCGCCGGCGGCATCATGCCGGCCTCGCGCATCGACGGCCGCATCATGGGCAACGACCGGCCCGGTCCGATCTCGGCCGAGCTGCGCGAGACCTTCTGGCGCCTGCGCGCCGAGGGCTGGCATGCAACACCGGTCGAAGGTCTCGCCTGA
- a CDS encoding hydroxyethylthiazole kinase, producing MLLAVGAEPSMTSSAEEVAAFVAASDALLINLGMLDNARRDASLTAIEVAKAEGVRWVLDPVKVHVSPPRLAFARDLVGMEPAFVRANHAEIVGLGAAEPEEFATRQLAVSSLTTIALSGAVDIVTDGIRVLRVANGHPLMDRVTAMGCAGTAVAAAFLAVEPDPVAAAAAALVVLGIAGEIAAASANGPGSFAIEMLDALYGLDETQVVARARLL from the coding sequence ATGCTGCTCGCGGTCGGCGCCGAGCCGTCGATGACCTCGTCGGCCGAGGAAGTCGCCGCCTTCGTCGCCGCTTCCGACGCGCTGCTGATCAACCTCGGCATGCTCGACAATGCGCGCCGCGACGCCAGCCTGACCGCCATCGAGGTCGCCAAGGCCGAAGGCGTTCGCTGGGTGCTCGATCCGGTCAAGGTGCATGTCTCGCCGCCGCGGCTCGCCTTTGCGCGCGATCTCGTCGGCATGGAGCCGGCCTTCGTGCGCGCCAACCATGCCGAGATCGTCGGGCTCGGCGCGGCGGAACCGGAAGAGTTCGCCACGCGTCAACTGGCGGTCTCGTCGCTGACCACGATCGCGCTCTCCGGCGCGGTCGACATCGTCACCGACGGCATCCGCGTCCTGCGCGTCGCCAACGGCCATCCGCTGATGGACCGGGTCACGGCCATGGGCTGCGCGGGCACGGCGGTCGCGGCGGCGTTCCTCGCGGTCGAGCCCGATCCCGTCGCGGCGGCTGCCGCCGCGCTGGTCGTGCTCGGCATCGCCGGCGAGATCGCGGCGGCCTCGGCCAACGGTCCGGGCTCGTTCGCGATCGAGATGCTCGACGCGCTCTACGGTCTCGACGAGACGCAGGTCGTCGCAAGGGCGCGGCTGCTCTGA
- a CDS encoding Lrp/AsnC ligand binding domain-containing protein, with protein sequence MKPFFVLIKCQLGRSYDVATSIADAEIASEVYSTAGDYDLIAKFYVEDEADIGHFVNEKVQRIAGIQDTKTIITFKAF encoded by the coding sequence ATGAAGCCGTTCTTCGTCCTGATCAAATGCCAGCTCGGCCGCTCCTACGACGTCGCCACCTCGATCGCCGACGCCGAGATCGCCTCGGAGGTCTATTCGACCGCCGGCGACTACGACCTGATCGCGAAGTTCTACGTCGAGGACGAGGCCGACATCGGCCATTTCGTCAATGAGAAGGTCCAGCGGATCGCCGGGATCCAGGACACCAAGACCATCATCACCTTCAAGGCGTTCTGA
- a CDS encoding haloacid dehalogenase type II, which produces MDLREFKALTMDCYGTLIDWETGIWNALQPLLSAGGLTIGREEALQTFGRFESDQQAATPSLRYSALLAVVHARLAAHWGVATQADLHDRFGGSVPDWPAFPDSAEALAYLARHFKLVILSNIDNASFAASRRKLGIAFDAVYTAEDIGSYKPSPRNFTYLLARADIDLKLAPDQILHVAQSLFHDHVPAAKAGLARCWIDRRAGLAGSGATAVPAEWPQPDFRFTSLGALAEAHRAAMT; this is translated from the coding sequence ATGGACCTCCGCGAATTCAAAGCCCTGACCATGGATTGCTACGGCACGCTGATCGACTGGGAGACCGGGATCTGGAACGCGCTCCAGCCGCTCCTGTCGGCCGGCGGGCTGACGATCGGGCGCGAGGAGGCGCTCCAGACCTTCGGCCGCTTCGAAAGCGATCAGCAGGCCGCGACGCCGTCGCTGCGCTATTCGGCGCTGCTCGCCGTCGTCCATGCCCGGCTCGCCGCCCACTGGGGCGTCGCGACCCAAGCCGACCTGCACGACCGCTTCGGCGGCTCGGTGCCGGACTGGCCGGCGTTTCCGGACTCGGCCGAGGCGCTCGCCTATCTGGCCCGGCACTTCAAGCTCGTGATCCTATCGAACATCGACAATGCGAGCTTCGCCGCCAGCCGGCGCAAGCTCGGTATCGCCTTCGACGCGGTCTACACGGCCGAGGACATCGGCTCCTACAAGCCGAGCCCGCGCAATTTCACCTATCTGCTCGCGCGCGCGGACATCGATCTGAAGCTCGCGCCCGACCAGATCCTGCATGTGGCCCAAAGTTTGTTTCATGACCACGTGCCGGCCGCGAAAGCCGGACTGGCGCGCTGCTGGATCGATCGGCGTGCCGGTCTTGCAGGCAGCGGCGCCACCGCCGTGCCTGCGGAATGGCCGCAGCCGGACTTCCGCTTCACCTCGCTCGGGGCGCTCGCGGAAGCCCATCGCGCCGCGATGACCTGA
- the phnN gene encoding phosphonate metabolism protein/1,5-bisphosphokinase (PRPP-forming) PhnN — translation MSDLLDHTGAARAVPDADGREKIGPGALVLVVGPSGAGKDTLLALARKTLIHDDGITFPRRVVTRPPDATEDNEAIAPEAFADFVAGGEAALWWEAHGLGYAVPASIDGEIRAGAVVVVNVSRRIVPEALARYARVTVVFVTAPREVLAARLAGRGRETIESVNARLDRAGDALPAAPSLIVIQNVGAPEIGAERLVDALRDLAASTRR, via the coding sequence ATGTCCGATCTCCTCGATCACACCGGCGCTGCTCGCGCCGTTCCGGACGCGGACGGCCGCGAGAAGATCGGCCCCGGGGCGCTGGTGCTGGTGGTCGGCCCCTCCGGCGCCGGCAAGGACACGCTCCTCGCGCTCGCCCGAAAGACGCTCATCCACGACGACGGCATCACCTTCCCGCGCCGCGTCGTGACGCGGCCGCCGGATGCGACCGAGGACAACGAGGCGATCGCGCCGGAGGCCTTCGCGGATTTCGTCGCCGGCGGCGAGGCCGCGCTGTGGTGGGAGGCGCACGGCCTCGGCTATGCCGTGCCGGCCTCGATCGACGGGGAGATCCGCGCCGGCGCCGTCGTCGTCGTCAACGTCTCGCGTCGGATCGTGCCGGAGGCGCTCGCCCGCTATGCCCGCGTCACCGTGGTCTTCGTGACCGCGCCCCGCGAAGTGTTGGCCGCGCGGCTCGCCGGCCGCGGCCGCGAAACGATCGAGAGCGTCAACGCCCGGCTCGACCGCGCCGGCGATGCGCTGCCGGCCGCGCCCTCTCTGATCGTGATCCAGAACGTCGGGGCGCCCGAGATCGGCGCCGAGCGGCTGGTCGACGCGCTACGCGATCTCGCCGCCTCGACGCGGCGCTGA